The following are encoded in a window of Microbacterium sp. LWO13-1.2 genomic DNA:
- a CDS encoding amidohydrolase, producing MTIDLEALYIDLHQHPELSFQETRTAGVAAGHLRDLGLEVEEGVGITGVVGLLRNGDGPVVWLRADMDGLPVEEQTGLAYASTAKGIDPTGTAVPVMHACGHDMHVTAMIGAVEKLVAERDEWSGTLVVIIQPAEEYGAGARAMLDDGILARYPKPDIVLGQHVTPLPAGIIGVRSGTQMAASDGLTVTLHGRGGHGSRPHATIDPVVMAAATVMRLQTITSREIDPQGVAVVTVGSIHAGLKNNIIPAEAKLELSLRYPNDEMRDKVLASVERIVRAEAAASGAEREPEIRTDHTLPATINDEDATARVTGALQRALGEASVMDPGMFTGSEDVSWFARDAGAPLVFWFWGGADPVKFAEATAAGRQAEDIPTNHSPYYAPEIHPTIEVGVTALSAAAREFLD from the coding sequence ATGACGATCGACCTCGAGGCCCTGTACATCGACCTGCACCAGCATCCGGAGCTGTCCTTCCAGGAGACGCGCACGGCCGGCGTCGCCGCCGGGCACCTGCGCGACCTGGGGCTCGAGGTGGAGGAGGGCGTCGGCATCACCGGCGTCGTCGGACTGCTGCGCAACGGCGACGGGCCTGTCGTCTGGCTCCGCGCCGACATGGACGGCCTCCCCGTCGAGGAGCAGACCGGGCTCGCGTATGCGAGCACGGCGAAGGGCATCGACCCGACGGGAACCGCCGTCCCCGTCATGCACGCCTGCGGCCACGACATGCACGTCACCGCCATGATCGGCGCCGTCGAGAAGCTCGTCGCCGAACGCGACGAATGGTCGGGAACGCTGGTCGTCATCATCCAGCCCGCTGAGGAATACGGAGCAGGCGCACGAGCGATGCTCGACGACGGCATCCTGGCCCGCTACCCGAAGCCGGACATCGTGCTCGGTCAGCACGTCACCCCGCTGCCTGCCGGCATCATCGGAGTGCGCAGCGGCACCCAGATGGCCGCATCCGACGGCCTCACCGTGACCCTGCACGGTCGCGGCGGACACGGTTCGCGCCCGCACGCCACGATCGACCCCGTCGTGATGGCGGCGGCGACCGTGATGCGCTTGCAGACCATCACCTCTCGCGAGATCGATCCGCAGGGCGTCGCCGTCGTGACGGTCGGTTCGATCCACGCCGGACTGAAGAACAACATCATCCCCGCCGAGGCGAAGCTCGAGCTCAGCCTCCGGTACCCGAACGACGAGATGCGCGACAAGGTGCTCGCGAGCGTCGAGCGCATCGTGCGGGCCGAGGCCGCGGCATCCGGCGCAGAGCGCGAACCCGAGATCCGCACCGACCACACTCTGCCGGCCACCATCAACGACGAAGACGCCACGGCACGGGTCACCGGTGCGCTGCAGCGCGCCCTCGGTGAAGCATCCGTCATGGACCCCGGCATGTTCACCGGCAGCGAGGACGTGTCCTGGTTCGCCCGCGATGCCGGTGCTCCCCTGGTGTTCTGGTTCTGGGGCGGAGCGGATCCGGTGAAGTTCGCCGAGGCGACGGCAGCGGGCCGGCAGGCCGAGGACATCCCGACCAACCACTCGCCGTACTACGCGCCGGAGATCCACCCCACCATCGAGGTCGGCGTCACGGCGCTGTCTGCGGCGGCGCGGGAGTTCCTCGACTGA
- a CDS encoding GTP pyrophosphokinase family protein: MSTVSVDEQAIAEAKDLRDQFQRFLREYEFGMREVETKISILRDEFTHNHAYNPIEHVKSRIKTPDSIVEKVARKGIEPDFDTIRAEITDIAGIRVTCSFVADVYRLFDLLTQQDDVSIRLVKDYIADPKPNGYKSLHTIIEVPVFLSTGPIAVPVEVQFRTIAMDFWASLEHKIHYKFQGQVPGHLVDSLTDAADAASELDVRMERLHREAHGVRPRELAPPRVIAV; this comes from the coding sequence ATGAGCACGGTTTCCGTCGACGAGCAGGCCATCGCCGAGGCGAAGGATCTCCGCGATCAGTTCCAGCGGTTCCTCCGGGAGTACGAGTTCGGGATGCGGGAGGTCGAGACCAAGATCTCGATCCTCCGCGACGAGTTCACGCACAACCACGCGTACAACCCGATCGAGCACGTCAAGAGTCGGATCAAGACGCCGGACAGCATCGTCGAGAAGGTCGCCCGCAAGGGGATCGAGCCCGACTTCGACACCATCCGTGCGGAGATCACCGACATCGCGGGCATCCGGGTGACCTGCAGTTTCGTCGCCGACGTGTACCGCCTCTTCGATCTGCTCACCCAGCAGGACGACGTCAGCATCCGTCTGGTCAAGGACTACATCGCCGACCCGAAGCCGAACGGCTACAAGAGTCTGCACACGATCATCGAGGTTCCCGTGTTCCTCTCGACCGGCCCGATCGCGGTGCCGGTCGAGGTGCAGTTCCGCACCATCGCGATGGACTTCTGGGCCAGCCTCGAGCACAAGATCCACTACAAGTTCCAGGGCCAGGTTCCCGGCCACCTCGTCGACAGCCTCACCGATGCGGCCGATGCAGCGAGCGAGCTCGATGTACGCATGGAGCGCCTGCACCGCGAGGCGCACGGCGTGCGGCCGCGCGAGCTCGCTCCGCCGCGTGTGATCGCGGTGTAA
- a CDS encoding intradiol ring-cleavage dioxygenase, whose product MSETTTDPRWIDKDGNEIDEDHRGLVYDIRTLVNRRRALGIFGGVAATALLAACAPVASSAGNSSGEPSGSGAPSGSGGPSGAPEAEGDGVTVEGEVPDETAGPYPADGSNGVNVLDDSGIVRRDIRSSFGSSTTTAEGVPLEIVLTVRDAATGSALVGAGVYLWHCDRDGNYSLYSDAAKGENYLRGVQEADDTGTVRFTSIYPACYDGRWPHIHFEVYGDVASAVATGPIVKTSQIALPEESNAAVYATGGYEKSVTNASRVTLAGDNVFGDDDGIHQIATMAGGVSQGYTAALTIGV is encoded by the coding sequence ATGAGCGAGACGACGACCGATCCGCGATGGATCGATAAGGATGGCAACGAGATCGACGAGGACCACCGCGGGCTGGTCTACGACATCCGCACGCTGGTGAACCGGCGACGGGCCCTGGGCATCTTCGGTGGAGTGGCCGCGACGGCGCTGCTCGCCGCGTGCGCGCCGGTGGCATCCTCAGCAGGGAACTCGTCCGGAGAGCCCAGTGGTTCCGGTGCGCCGAGCGGATCCGGCGGACCCAGCGGAGCACCAGAGGCGGAGGGCGACGGTGTGACGGTGGAAGGCGAAGTGCCGGACGAGACGGCCGGGCCTTACCCCGCCGACGGATCGAACGGCGTGAACGTCCTCGATGATTCCGGGATCGTGCGCCGAGACATCCGCTCCAGCTTCGGATCCTCGACGACGACCGCCGAGGGCGTCCCGCTGGAGATCGTGCTCACGGTGCGCGACGCCGCGACTGGCAGCGCCTTGGTCGGGGCCGGCGTCTACCTCTGGCACTGCGACCGGGACGGGAACTACTCGCTGTACTCGGATGCTGCGAAAGGCGAGAACTATCTCCGCGGAGTCCAGGAGGCCGACGACACCGGCACTGTGCGATTCACCTCGATCTACCCGGCCTGCTACGACGGCCGCTGGCCGCATATCCACTTCGAGGTCTACGGGGATGTCGCATCGGCAGTCGCGACCGGCCCGATCGTGAAGACATCGCAGATCGCCCTCCCCGAGGAGAGCAACGCGGCCGTGTACGCGACCGGTGGCTACGAGAAGAGCGTGACCAACGCATCCAGGGTGACGCTGGCCGGTGACAACGTCTTCGGCGACGACGACGGCATCCACCAGATCGCGACCATGGCCGGCGGCGTCTCTCAGGGATACACGGCCGCACTGACGATCGGGGTGTGA
- a CDS encoding APC family permease, whose translation MALPIFASDALSSVAYAPQELVMILLIGGLTFLSFTPIVAVCVIVLLLVVVLSYRQLIKAYPSGGGDYEVASKNLGEIPGVVVAAALLVDYVLTVAVSVASGVDNIISAVPALDPFRVWLAVGFVILIIVVNLRGVREASLVFAIPTYVFIASVGFMILTGLVRTFLGDAPVASSAEFAVHAEDLSQAAVILLVLRAFSSGCSALTGVEAVSNGVPAFRAPKVRNAQSTLVLMGTIAIGLFAGLTALALITGVHYAENPCDLIGFDCTNPQPSLMAQVASATFGGGSILFFIVQAATACVLLLAANTAFNGFPLLGSVLARDGYAPKALNTRGDRLVFSNGMIALGIVAMIVLIVFQAKLTTLIQLYIIGVFVSFSLGQLGMVRHWRRILRRPAEGSTGVQATASDRRSARVGLIINSVGASLTILVLVIVTITKFTHGAYLVFFAIPVLAFLMMGVKRYYRDVEHEIAIDDVTHFGANGDLALVLVNRLQKPVVKAVEYAVAAKHGKTLAVHVGVAADDATELQQQWADHLMPVPLVIIESPYRSFAQPVAQFINQYREKHGSSVVTVYLPQYIVGHWWETFLHNRRARRLANQLMLVHGVSITLVPWLLDSSELIYGRRSRPLPGQERAGRPVVVNGRRAHRPAGPPQS comes from the coding sequence ATGGCGCTGCCGATCTTCGCCTCCGACGCGCTGAGCTCCGTGGCCTACGCCCCACAGGAACTGGTGATGATCCTGCTGATCGGCGGACTCACCTTTCTGTCCTTCACGCCGATCGTGGCCGTATGCGTCATCGTGCTGCTGCTCGTGGTCGTGCTCAGCTATCGCCAGCTCATCAAGGCGTACCCCTCCGGCGGCGGCGACTACGAGGTGGCGTCGAAGAATCTCGGCGAGATCCCCGGCGTCGTCGTGGCGGCGGCGCTCCTCGTGGATTACGTACTGACGGTCGCTGTGTCGGTGGCATCCGGCGTCGACAACATCATCTCGGCCGTTCCGGCGCTCGACCCGTTCCGGGTGTGGCTCGCCGTCGGCTTCGTCATCCTGATCATCGTCGTGAACCTGCGCGGTGTGCGTGAGGCGTCCCTCGTGTTCGCGATCCCGACCTATGTCTTCATCGCCTCGGTCGGCTTCATGATCCTCACCGGCCTTGTCCGCACATTCCTCGGCGATGCGCCGGTCGCTTCCAGCGCCGAGTTCGCCGTGCACGCCGAAGACCTCAGCCAGGCCGCAGTGATCCTGCTCGTTCTGCGGGCCTTCTCGAGCGGATGCTCCGCCCTCACCGGCGTCGAAGCCGTCTCGAACGGCGTTCCCGCCTTCCGCGCACCCAAGGTGCGAAACGCGCAGTCCACCCTCGTGCTGATGGGCACGATCGCGATCGGCCTGTTCGCCGGTCTGACCGCGCTCGCCCTGATCACCGGCGTCCACTACGCCGAGAATCCCTGCGACCTGATCGGCTTCGACTGCACGAACCCGCAGCCGAGCCTGATGGCACAGGTGGCGAGCGCCACCTTCGGTGGCGGCAGCATCCTCTTCTTCATCGTGCAGGCGGCGACCGCGTGCGTGCTGCTGCTCGCCGCGAACACCGCGTTCAACGGCTTCCCGTTGCTCGGCTCGGTGCTCGCCCGCGACGGCTATGCCCCGAAGGCCCTGAACACCCGCGGCGACCGGCTCGTCTTCTCGAACGGCATGATCGCCCTGGGCATCGTCGCGATGATCGTGCTCATCGTGTTCCAGGCGAAACTGACCACGCTCATCCAGCTGTACATCATCGGCGTCTTCGTGTCGTTCTCGCTCGGCCAGCTCGGCATGGTGCGGCACTGGCGACGCATCCTGCGCCGGCCGGCCGAAGGAAGCACCGGCGTGCAGGCCACGGCATCCGATCGCCGCTCTGCGCGCGTCGGCCTGATCATCAACTCCGTCGGCGCGAGCCTCACGATCCTCGTGCTCGTCATCGTCACGATCACGAAATTCACCCACGGCGCGTATCTGGTGTTCTTCGCCATCCCGGTGCTCGCGTTCCTGATGATGGGCGTGAAGCGGTACTACCGCGATGTCGAGCACGAGATCGCGATCGATGACGTCACGCATTTCGGCGCCAACGGAGACCTCGCCCTCGTGCTGGTCAACCGGCTGCAGAAGCCGGTCGTGAAAGCCGTCGAGTATGCCGTCGCGGCGAAGCACGGCAAGACTCTCGCTGTGCACGTGGGGGTTGCCGCGGACGACGCCACCGAGCTGCAGCAGCAGTGGGCGGACCATCTGATGCCCGTCCCCCTGGTGATCATCGAATCGCCGTACCGGTCGTTCGCGCAGCCGGTGGCGCAGTTCATCAACCAGTACCGCGAGAAGCACGGCTCGTCCGTCGTGACGGTCTACCTTCCGCAGTACATCGTCGGGCACTGGTGGGAGACGTTCCTGCACAACCGACGCGCCCGTCGGTTGGCGAACCAGCTGATGCTCGTGCACGGCGTCTCGATCACGCTCGTGCCGTGGCTGCTGGATTCCTCCGAGCTCATCTACGGACGTCGCTCCCGCCCGCTGCCGGGCCAGGAGCGTGCCGGCCGCCCCGTCGTCGTGAACGGCCGGCGTGCGCACCGGCCTGCCGGTCCACCGCAGAGCTGA
- a CDS encoding SLC13 family permease, giving the protein MTAARRTLSRGSIIVLVLAGVAAIVVVTGILPAPDAGALGLRIVPVLGFVVAITIVAELARDAGVFDVLAQRLARWGRGQVLALWASVVALAVVSTVFLSLDTTAVIVTPVVVVLAQSIGVSPLPFALATVWLANTASLALPVSNLTNLLAAPAVGSDPAAFIALSWAPTLIGVLIPVAILTIVHRRTLFGGYRVPPPGSPSDRVLFWGAAAVLIALLPLLTVTHDVWIPATAAALLLVVLFAVRRRHVLRLGLVPWSAVGLATALFVLVETAHANGLLDFLTALAPDDHGPAALLQLAGIGALAANGVNNLPAYLILEPAAGDPVALMALLIGVNLGPLVTPWASLATLLWHHRIVALGVTISWPRFMLWGLVVAVPTVVAATLVLALVAG; this is encoded by the coding sequence GTGACTGCGGCACGACGAACGCTCAGCAGGGGGTCGATCATCGTCCTCGTGCTGGCCGGCGTCGCCGCGATCGTCGTCGTCACCGGCATCCTTCCTGCACCGGATGCCGGTGCGCTCGGGCTCCGCATCGTGCCCGTGCTGGGATTCGTGGTCGCGATCACGATCGTCGCCGAACTCGCCCGCGACGCTGGTGTCTTCGATGTGCTCGCGCAGAGGCTCGCCCGCTGGGGGCGGGGGCAGGTTCTGGCGCTCTGGGCATCGGTCGTCGCGCTCGCGGTCGTCAGCACGGTCTTCCTGTCACTCGACACGACGGCCGTGATCGTGACCCCGGTCGTCGTGGTGCTGGCGCAGAGCATCGGCGTCTCACCGCTCCCGTTCGCGCTCGCGACGGTGTGGCTGGCGAACACGGCATCCCTCGCGCTGCCGGTCTCGAACCTCACGAACCTGCTCGCCGCGCCAGCGGTCGGCAGTGACCCGGCGGCGTTCATCGCGCTCAGCTGGGCGCCGACGCTGATCGGCGTGCTCATCCCTGTCGCGATCCTCACCATCGTGCACCGGCGCACTCTGTTCGGCGGCTACCGCGTGCCGCCGCCGGGGTCACCCTCTGACCGTGTGCTCTTCTGGGGCGCAGCCGCGGTGCTGATCGCGCTGCTTCCGTTGCTCACGGTGACGCACGACGTGTGGATCCCCGCCACGGCCGCCGCCCTGCTCCTGGTCGTGCTGTTCGCGGTGCGGCGTCGACATGTGCTGCGGCTCGGACTGGTTCCGTGGTCCGCAGTCGGACTCGCCACCGCTCTGTTCGTGCTGGTCGAGACGGCGCATGCCAATGGCCTCCTCGATTTCCTGACGGCGCTGGCTCCCGACGATCACGGGCCGGCGGCGCTCCTGCAGCTCGCGGGAATCGGCGCCCTCGCCGCCAACGGTGTGAACAACCTCCCGGCATATCTCATCCTGGAGCCCGCCGCGGGAGACCCGGTGGCGTTGATGGCACTGCTGATCGGTGTGAACCTCGGCCCGCTCGTCACTCCGTGGGCATCACTGGCGACGCTGTTGTGGCATCACCGGATCGTGGCGCTCGGCGTGACGATCAGTTGGCCGCGCTTCATGCTGTGGGGGCTCGTCGTCGCGGTGCCGACGGTCGTCGCAGCCACTCTGGTGCTCGCCCTCGTCGCCGGGTGA
- a CDS encoding potassium-transporting ATPase subunit F, with product MIVFEIIAAALALAAIAYLVVALVAPEKF from the coding sequence GTGATCGTCTTCGAGATCATCGCTGCAGCTCTCGCACTCGCAGCGATCGCCTACCTCGTGGTCGCCCTCGTCGCCCCGGAGAAGTTCTGA
- the kdpA gene encoding potassium-transporting ATPase subunit KdpA translates to MGAGIWFGILQAAALIIALVLLYRPLGDYIAHVYTSARDLRVERGFYRLIGVDPSSEQTWRAYARSVLVFSAAGLLLVYGLQRLQAFLPESLGLPAVPEGLAFNTAASFVANTNWQSYSPEQTMGYTVQLAGLTVQNFVSAAVGLTVAIALTRGLARRGSATIGNFWVDLIRGLGRLLLPIAFIGAVALIIGGVVQNFAGFTEVQTIGGTAQSIPGGPVASQEAIKLLGTNGGGFFNANSAHPFENPTGWTNLLEILLILAIPFALPRAFGRMIGDNRQGYAIAAVMGTIFLVSTFALSALELAGRGSAPELAGAAMEGKEQRFGILGSTLFGSASTLTSTGAVNSMHDSYTALGGMMPMLNMMLGEVAPGGVGSGLYGMLVLAIIAVFVGGLLVGRSPEYLGKRIGPREIKLASLYILVVPALVLGGTALSFAIPGIREDVESTSILNPGVHGMSEVLYAFTSAANNNGSAFAGLTANTPWFNTALGVAMLLGRFLPIVLVLALAGSFAAQERVPATAGTLPTHRPQFVGLLLAVTVIVTALTYFPVLTLGPLAEGLV, encoded by the coding sequence ATGGGCGCGGGCATCTGGTTCGGCATCCTGCAGGCGGCGGCGCTCATCATCGCGCTCGTGCTCCTGTACCGGCCCCTCGGTGACTACATCGCCCACGTGTACACCTCGGCGCGCGATCTGCGCGTCGAACGCGGCTTCTACCGCCTCATCGGCGTGGATCCTTCGTCCGAGCAGACCTGGCGCGCGTACGCCCGCAGCGTGCTCGTGTTCTCCGCGGCCGGGCTCCTCCTCGTCTACGGCCTGCAGCGGCTCCAGGCGTTCCTTCCGGAATCCCTGGGCCTCCCGGCCGTCCCCGAAGGCCTCGCATTCAACACCGCGGCATCCTTCGTCGCCAACACGAACTGGCAGTCCTACTCCCCCGAGCAGACGATGGGCTACACGGTGCAGCTCGCCGGCCTCACCGTGCAGAACTTCGTCTCCGCCGCCGTCGGCCTCACCGTCGCCATCGCACTGACCCGTGGGCTCGCCCGCCGGGGCTCGGCGACGATCGGCAACTTCTGGGTCGACCTGATCCGCGGGCTCGGCCGGCTGCTGCTGCCGATCGCGTTCATCGGCGCAGTCGCGCTCATCATCGGCGGCGTCGTGCAGAACTTCGCCGGCTTCACCGAGGTGCAGACCATCGGCGGCACGGCGCAGTCGATTCCGGGCGGACCGGTCGCGTCGCAGGAGGCGATCAAGCTGCTCGGCACGAACGGCGGCGGCTTCTTCAACGCCAACTCGGCGCACCCGTTCGAGAACCCGACCGGGTGGACCAACCTGCTGGAGATCCTGCTCATCCTCGCCATCCCGTTCGCGCTCCCCCGCGCCTTCGGACGCATGATCGGCGACAACCGCCAGGGGTACGCGATCGCCGCCGTCATGGGCACGATCTTCCTCGTCTCGACCTTCGCGCTCTCGGCACTCGAACTGGCAGGACGCGGCTCGGCGCCGGAACTCGCCGGAGCGGCGATGGAGGGCAAGGAACAGCGCTTCGGCATCCTGGGATCCACCCTCTTCGGCAGCGCGAGCACGCTCACCTCGACCGGAGCGGTCAACTCGATGCACGACTCGTACACCGCTCTCGGTGGCATGATGCCGATGCTGAACATGATGCTCGGAGAGGTCGCTCCCGGCGGCGTGGGCTCCGGCCTGTACGGGATGCTCGTACTCGCGATCATCGCCGTCTTCGTGGGCGGGCTGCTCGTCGGACGCTCCCCGGAATACCTCGGCAAGCGGATCGGCCCGCGCGAGATCAAGCTCGCGAGCCTCTACATCCTCGTCGTCCCTGCCCTCGTGCTCGGCGGTACCGCCCTGAGCTTCGCGATTCCCGGGATCCGGGAAGACGTCGAGTCGACCAGCATCCTGAACCCGGGCGTCCATGGGATGAGCGAGGTGCTCTATGCGTTCACCTCGGCGGCGAACAACAACGGCTCGGCCTTCGCCGGACTCACGGCGAACACCCCGTGGTTCAACACGGCGCTGGGCGTGGCGATGCTGCTCGGGCGATTCCTCCCGATCGTGCTCGTGCTCGCACTGGCCGGCTCGTTCGCCGCGCAGGAGCGAGTACCGGCCACCGCGGGCACCCTCCCCACCCATCGGCCGCAGTTCGTCGGTCTCCTCCTCGCCGTGACGGTCATCGTCACCGCACTCACCTATTTCCCGGTCCTCACTCTGGGGCCGCTCGCTGAAGGACTCGTCTGA